GTATGAAATGCGCCATCTTAGAAAATCTATCTACAACAACAAAGATACTGTCCCTCCCCTTCTTTGTTCTAGGCAGCCCTAAAACAAAGTCCATAGAAATATCCTCCCAAGGCACACTAGGAACAGGCAaaggcatatacaaaccatgaGGGTTAAGGCGTGACTTAGCTTTTTGGCATATTGTGCAGCGAGCAACGAACCTCTCCACGTCTCTCCTCATCTTAGGCCAAAAGAAATGATCAGCAAGGATATCCTCCGTCTTCTTCACACCAAGGTGTCCCATCAGCCCTCCACCATGCACTTCCTGCAATAATAGCATACGCacggagctagctggaatgcaTAACTTATTAGCTCTAAACACAAACCCATTGGTGAGAACGAATTTGTTCCAAGTCCTTCCCTCCTTGCAATTCAACAACACATCTTTAAAATCATCATCGTGCGCATATTGCTCTTTTATTGTTTCTAAGCCAAAAATTTTGAAGTCAAGTTGGGATAGCATTGCGTAACGTCTAGACAAAGCATCAGCAATgacattttcttttcccttcttatgtttgatgacatatggaaaagattcaataaattcaacccatttagcatgCCTACGGTTAAGTTTTGCTTGACTTCGAATTTGTTTCAAAGATTCATGATCAGAGTGTATAACAAATTCTTTGGGCCATAaataatgctgccatgtttccAATGTTCGCACTAGAGCAAacaattccttatcataagtAGAATAATTCAAACTAGGCCCACTCAATTCTCGCTGAAATATGCTACAGGTTTGCCTTCTTGTAACAACACACcacccaatccaatcccactagcatcacattcaagCTCAAAAGTTTTGTTGAAATCAGGAAGTTGGAGTAAAGGAGCGTGTGTTAACCTATCTTTCAAAGTGTCGAATGCATTCCTTTGTGCTGCAGCCCAAGTGAATGTGACATTTCTCTTGGTAAGCTCATGTAATGGGGCTGCAATGGTGCTAAAATCCTTCACAAAGCGGCGGTAGAACCCAGCAAGTCCTAGAAAGCTTCTCACTTGTGTGATCGTTGTTGGAACCGGCCAGCTATGTATGGCTTCAACCTTGGCTTGATCTACTTCAATTCCCTGCGGAGTCACAACATAGCCAAGAAAAGAGACTCGATCTGTGCAAAATGTGCACTTCTCAAGGTTACCAAATAAACGTGCATCTCGTAGAGCATCAAAAACAGCACGCAAATGACCATGATGATCCTCTATTGATCTGCTATATATGAGAATGTCatcaaaatataccaccacaaaTCTGCCAATGAAAGCACGTAAAACTTCATTCATTAATCTCATGAAAGTACTGGGTGCATTAGTGAGACCAAAGGGCATGACTAACCACTCATATAGGCCGAATTTAGTTTTAAAagctgttttccattcatctccTAAGTTCATGCgaatctggtggtaaccacTACGCAAATCAATTTTAGAGAACACAAGTGAACcactcaattcatcaagcatatcatcTAGCCTAGGGATAGGATGACGATATCTGATTGTGATGTTGTTAATTGCTCTACAATCCACACACATGCGCCGTGAGCCATCTTTCTTAGGAACTAAAAGCACGGGGACAGAACAAGGACTAAGAGACTCACGTACATACCCCTTGTCGAGTAACTCTTGCACTTGACGCTGAATCTCCTTTGTTTCCTCCGGGTTGGTCCTGTATGGCGCACGGTTTGGCAGAGAGGCCCCAGGAATGAGGTCAATTTGGTGCTCAATCCCTCGAATTGGTGGCAGCCCCGGTGGAACCTCCTTTGGGAAAATATCAGCATactcctgcaaaaggttagtgaccGGAGGAGGCAAAGAAATAGGAGTATCCTCAATTGGAAATAAGGTTTCTTTGCAAACCAAAGCATAGCAAACAACAGTGTCAGTGTCAACTTCATCCAAATCTGATTTTGTTGCAATGAAACAAGATCCCTTCAGCTTAatctcatttttattattttgaacaGAGTTGGTGGGTTTCTTCTTATGCTTCTCAAGTTCATTAGCCGCAATAAGATGCTCACTCCTAGTATGCTCctgatttttttgtttgctaGCTCTAGCAAGTTCATCCTTTAAAATAACTTCAGGAGACATAGGATGTAACACAAGTTTTTTTCCATTATGCACAAAGGAGTATTGATTGGATTTGCCAAAGTGTAAAGAATCTTTATCAAACTGCCATGGCCTACCTAATAACATAGAACATGCTTGCATAGGCACAACATCACAGTTGATTGAATCATGATAAGAACCAATGGCAAAATGTACTCTTACCAATCGTGTTACCTTTACCTTGCCGCTGCTATTAAGCCATTGAATATAGTAGGGCTGCGGATGTGGCTGTGTGCTCAATGCAAGTTTCTCCACCATTTCAGCACTAGCCAAATTATTGCAGCTTCCTCCATCTATGATCACGCGGCAAGAGCGTTCCTTGATCACACACTTGGTTTGAAACAAGGTGTGGCGCTGATTCTGTTCAGCCCTTTCCATTTGTGCGCTTAGCACTCGCTGCACCACGAGGCTCTCATAGTGCTCTGCAGCTTCAGCCCTAATGAGTTCCTCATCTTGGTGGGGCGCGTCACCTTCCCCTGCATTGTTAGTTGCAAGCAAAGCATAGGTTTCTTCATCTAAATCATTAGCGGAGGAGTACCCACCATCAGCTCTCACGATCATTACACGAGTGCTTGGGCAGTCCTTGCGCACTTGACCATAGCCCTTGCAGCGTAGGCACTGAATATCTCTTGTCCTTCCTGATGAAGCTACTGATGATGAGCTCTTGGAAGGTGTAGCAGCAACCCCTCTTGTTGGTTCACTCGGGCATGGTGTAGAGTTTGTTGTAGAGGGACGCAGCTTGTTGCTTGAGGACGATGGTGCTGCTGCTCGAGTTGACGGTGCAGCAGCGTTGGAagatgatgaaccctgagttcctctcgacactcaaggctgttgttggcccgatctttcggtgagttgagataactacgatttgggagaaacgttgacgatccgactacaaccgtacgagacgttgtgttgcgccttagcgatcgatacacctctccgtgggttgttgatcttgccggtgcagatcaaccctattcctgcaagcaaatcgaagaaacaagcaagaacaagataaaagcaatctgatattgcaaataggaatttaatacaaatgataagttggggttccgaagaacaagcagacggacggtctagccgacacgcgcgctgcaagcaagtagcaatggctaaacttcaatctatcaaaacccccagaaaccctgaaggggtacctaactacttatagaggtgggaggacgaccaagagggtccaagggtcgtgctccaccagattggggcgcaccccacatgggccccacatgggccagggtcccaaacaaagttacaagcccattggcccaatacaggagacgcagcaccttgcttttgtgattgcggccaaacgagatagatttccgagatgaggctggatccgttggaaggaggacttcgagagctttccatcaagtactcacgggcccaaaacggagcacgtatgtagatttggcggccgtttgaagtcagcaatgtaacacgtggccgaatcagattgcagcacatgaaggacttgatcttgatgtcttcttgttgattcatgatgtgagcaatggtcgtatccatagtagccatggtcacatcatcctccccttcttcacagaaaaccgtcctcggtttttccatatggtgctcttcgcgCAGTCCACTgaaaacaacctgtttcttgcaatcaaaacaagacaaactcgagacaatatgattagcagtaacatgtctctctagcttgcatattttatccggaactacaagatgttctaaatctgaacaaatgtaaactctatgcaccaaaaatattcctctatcattatattcgccaaagatatgaaaaatagcattagttggacatggcaaatcagatttagcaaataatttctccttcaaattatcgagctcaccaaaatcatcaaactgaaaatagcccaaagtatttaaagaagatagcaattcgcgttcctctacttcattagcaatgtgaacaacatgcttagaatcagcacacaaagaaatagtagaactaacatgttcattcactagttgtggcatggatataagtgaaacattatcacacaactcttctttatcacaaggaacagcaagtaaatcaacttgtgacaaaggcaactcagtaattgattccactaatggttgctctactatagcatgaaaagtggacaagtgtagctcaccttgagaatactcaccttcatttctctcagcaccatttaatttaccttgcgaactttcttcagataatgtagctgcatcagccttctcctcattcgcgagtgatggaagtgacatctcaaacatatcgttcttctcattttggagacttttctgaacttcctgcaaaacatcagtgataggaggcacaagcatatcttgttgctccattggattctccaaaattttgcgctcaacaatgcaagcaagcatgaacaattggcctatatgattatatgtcacattaacaagcccagcctgaatattgaaattaagccctctgaaaaatctagtcattgtgttctcattagattcttgtaaaccactataagtgatacaaattttaaaatcataaaagtactccctaacagttttgtcaccttgttttagatgttcccatttctcaaggagagcacgtctatagtatgaaaacacaaatctttttctcatcagtattttgcattcatcccaagtttcaagcttattccccacagtatgccaccaaaaagatgcagaaccggtacacttattactagcagccttaatcatttgagcattagaaaaatcatactcatcaaattgtttttctactgctagctcccaattaatgtatgcAGCGGAATCATACTTTCCATCATAGACTGGTAACTTACATGCaacttgtgcaaaattatagtcatgtacctcatatgcatcacgtgaagaagtcgtcatatctcgtcgaaggtgtagatgttgacgttgagcatgaccatcttgtttccccttgcgcaatcctgccatggttagcagcaaacaagaaacatacacaagaatatacacgctcctatcaactactaggtactGGCAGCTCAaatctcacacacactcaagcttttaaccaagctcttacaagatcttaccaatgcaagtggaatggtgatgtacaccgactcaaccaagcaccccaatagaGGTTGGATATATCGATGCCtcggcaaacacttgctgtacggctgcaatcaaatctgtggagctctgggtaggcttaaatatgtagcaaaggaatagcaaatgctcaaatcagagaacgcaaagttgaataattgttcaaagtcaagtaccgtgctggtcctaggctagaacgtactagagacgcgagcctagacacaaacggtaccacaaaatagcaccagaaacaactcaagcacactctgatgtatgaagttcagctcaaacaaaacaatattttctcttttctttctttcttctttcttcttttctttttttttttccttttcttttctgattttttttggtgcggctttttttttcttttattttttgcacctttctgcctttttttttctcacttttttttcttattttttttaacaaaaactgactcaaggaccttaatgtaagattacagggactcaaacataaatataaaatttatagggactcaaatgtaaaagtctaaacccaaaattaaaattatacaaaaaatggaatgctgaatttatgccggttccgtttttccaaacagatctcgaaaccgacaccaaacaaaaatttgccaaggtgtttgacacaactcggaacggtggaagagagggagggagtcggactcggccaaaggggcgagtgggactcggccaggaggtggagtggatggcagccgaatttggtgtatgggataaaaaggaaactgatttttaaccaatccaatctactatatctttccaaaacaaacttgactacttccaaaatcagatatggtaattcaccttcctcctctcgtgcacgacacaggcacggccaaaataaacacacacaaggatcggcaaactctagatgcaactcaagaactccaaaactaaccgacagaaacttctgaaaactacaaaaatagaaccgtggcagcgagccgattccgttttcgtaggtcccgacaacaacagagacacggtggcagcgacgactgtggtacaaaacgtgaccagaactcgaaactctaaacgaactagacgctaagaccagcaacacgacgtgacaatgcaacacaaaattcaacaaagcaaaaactgaaaagaacaatgcaatggcacaatatggctaggtaaatgatacgaattttttttgtatggctattttctggttataggaagataaaaactcaccgagcaacgaaagctctgataccacctgatgaaccctgagttcctctcgacactcaaggctgttgttggcccgatctttcggtgagttgagataactacgatttgggagaaacgttgacgatccgactacaaccgtacgagacgttgtgttgcgccttagcgatcgatacacctctccgtgggttgttgatcttgccggtgcagatcaaccctattcctgcaagcaaatcgaagaaacaagcaagaacaagataaaagcaatctgatattgcaaataggaatttaatacaaatgataagttggggttccgaagaacaagcagacggacggtctagccgacacgcgcgctgcaagcaagtagcaatggctaaacttcaatctatcaaaacccccagaaaccctgaaggggtacctaactacttatagaggtgggaggacgaccaagagggtccaagggtcgtgctccaccagattggggcgcaccccacatgggccccacatgggccagggtcccaaacaaagttacaagcccattggcccaatacaggagacgcagcaccttgcttttgtgattgcggccaaacgagatagatttccgagatgaggctggatccgttggaaggaggacttcgagagctttccatcaagtactcacgggcccaaaacggagcacgtatgtagatttggcggccgtttgaagtcagcaatgtaacacgtggccgaatcagattgcagcacatgaaggacttgatcttgatgtcttcttgttgattcatgatgtgagcaatggtcgtatccatagtagccatggtcacatcagaaGATGTCCAAGAGCTAGCACAACCTGCAGAAATGTTAGTCTTGAAGCTAGCTCTTCGTCCCTGTACTTCCCTTTCAGctttacaagcaagatgaaacaaACGATTAATTGAATTATATTCTTTGTAGGCTAGAATGTCCAGAATTTCTCGGTTCAGCCCACCCATGAATCTAGCCATACCAGCATCAtcattttctaccaatccacaACGAAGCATTCCTGTTTGCAAAGCTTGATAATATTCCTCTACAGATTTGTTTCCCTGTCTAAGTTGTTGCAATTTGTGCAGCAAATCACGTGCATGATATGAAGGAACAAATCTAGCTCGCATGACTCTTTTCATTGCATCCCAGGTTTGGGGAGTGTTATTTGGATTGGAACGAACAAATTCACTCCACCAAATGGATGCAAAATCAGTGAACTCACTAGTAGCAGCCCTAACACGTTTATTCTCAGGAAAATCATGGCAAGCAAATTTCTGATCAATGGCTAACTCCCAAGTAAGATATGCATCAGGgtcatattttccatcaaagCAAGGAATGGTAAACTTGATCTTGCCTAAAGAATCATCATTATCACGTACCTCCCGCCGTGGTGGAGCGCCCATGCCATGGCGCTGCCGGCACTGTTGTCTTTGTGGACGACCAAGTACCTCCTCATCATGCTCAGTGTCAGCAGCGTACTCCAGTTCTTCCCTTGCTGCGATGCTGCTATTAGCATCATGGCCATTGTGGTTGCGCCTAGCCGATCCATCATGACCATCTTGGCCCATTCTCTCCAACGTATTCAAGATACCTGCAAGAGAAGTGTTCACAGCCACAAGGGACCTCTCCAATGAGGAAAGCTTGGAGTTGGTGTCAATTTGAGCAGCCTCCAATTGACCAAGGCGATCATTGGCGACCCTAACATCCTCATCAAGGCCTTCAGCATGCTCCCTCACTTGGCGCTCAAAATGTTGTATGATGCCCCTCGTACGTGGTGAATGTTGAGGGTGCTCCCCCGATCCTCCTGTCATGGTTAATGGGAAGAAACAATTCACAAGAAATATGTCCTATCAACTATTGGAGCTAGGTGTTGTCCATCTCCACTTCTACCAAACTTGTGCAAACGAGTTCTTACATGTTCTTACTTTGTTATGTAAAAGGCGTTGGCAAAcagcaagaacagcaacaacggTTAGTAGTACCGGAGCCGACAACAAGCACGATCTTGTGATATAGTAGATAAAAATTTGTGGAGCTATAGGTGGCTACAAGTAATATCAAGGTACAGCTAGAACCACATTAATCAAAGCAAGTTGAATAATCATTCAACGATGGTATTGTGCTGGTCCTAGGCAAAACCCtttagagacgcgagcctagtcACAAGCGTAGCCACTCAAAATAGCACGAAAATAACACAAACaaaacagcaacaacaacaacttcctctcttcccttcctttttttttcttctcttcacttctgatttttttttctttctttttttttgttttctttctttttttttttgtacagcAAGCTCAAAGCTTCAGCCAACAAGTCAAAACAAGCCTTAGCAAAATAACCTTTTCTCAAACATTTTCGAAATTTCACAAGCTTCAGCCAACAAATCAAAACAAGAAGTAATGATGGGTTGGTTGGCTAGTTACATGATTCAGCCAACAAGTCAAAAGTGAGAGCACTTAAATGCTTTCTTGGGAAGGGCTGATTCACTTCAAAAAGTTGCAAAAGGGTTGGCTGTTGGTGAAGGCAGCAATAAATGCATTTGGGGGTGGCTGATGTGGTGATGAGGGTGCTGCTGGTTGTGGTGGACGAAATTTGGTGGGGTTGGAGGTGGATTTCGTGGTGAatatggtggtgatggtggcagcGGGATGAAGATAAATGAAGTGATGGTGCAAGTGTTTGCGGTGACGAAATCGTGagcagaactcgaaactctaaaggAGTAAACTACTAGAACCAGCAACTCAACCAATCGATGCAATCGAAAACTCAGCAAGCAAAGACTAAGTAGAACAGCAAAGGCTcaacatgttttggtgatttcggGTCTGACCTATTTTAGTGGTTTTTCTTTTGGGCTGTAGGTAAAAACAAAGAAGTGATAAAATCTCTCACCGAGCAACTTGAGCTCTAATACCACTTGATGTAGCAACgggggttcccgatctttcgatgagaggaggataaacttcgatttggggaaggatacgacgttggcggtccgactacaactaccacaggggtgctgcgccttagcaaccggtacaccgactccacgttgttgctgttcttgccgtgccaagaacaaccttgaacctgcaagcaatcgaagaacaagcaagaataagttgacaaggaaacagctcacggcacttatcaaatgatgaaacttaaacaaaccaaaatggggttctgaatacaagtatccgggtggtctagccgacacacgcgagtacaaggaagtagctgcagctaaacttacatcaaaacaaaacccaaagtgcaaaatggtggctgctaggagtttatataggtggaggaatgactaggagaggaggtgggagcaaaccctaggttttgtggacccctaatgggctgtaatgatacaaggcccaagcccaagtttcTGATGTAAAGAACTATTTTCGTCATTCTGAGCAGCCTGGGTCAAACTTGATGGTGAGGTCACACATAGCTGAAAGTAGACGACGagatctttccaacaagtactcatttgccccgtttgccctccggagtgaagagcattgacttcataaaatcagcgctgctagtgctgcttgcgattttgttcctctcccatattcctaacaacaagtagatcacaacaaccatttagtagcacccaattctgagaagaacttgtatgattagctaggaatgactttacctgataattaagttcacgagctcgagctctagtcattggtccttgctgtgcaataggcgtggttgtatcgttggaagggatgtcctcatcagtaGGTGCCCTCCAATAGCTCGGCCGAGCCCCCTAGCACCGGTGGTTGTGCCGCCCAAGCAATGgtcggcgatgatgacgtcatcatgacgtcataattccttttcttttagtttttctttattAGATGCAAATCAattaaacttcggaaattcataactaattcatcataactccgattcgagtggttcaagttgctaaatttttctaaaatcgagatctacatgttaaaaatatccacatgtactgtttatgcttgtttttgtactgttttgttgattttgtctatttgctttagtttccgacgttcccgaGGAAAGCGCTTTCGTTGAGGAAGGTTTAGAAGTGTTTGCGGAAGCTCAAGGCaggtcacacagatcctaaatgaccctttgagcatgttgaacccatttaaagctaatgttttatttcaacttatgcattattttcgaatgtcatcgggtgttgagcctttcccaattaaataatggccgaagatgactttattttcctatgggttataatttgattagcttggaccttatgtattggattggttcagctagatgctatatgtataattgcttagccatgcttagaaacattagctcattaatgggatgaatcatactacattattaattattgttatatttaatggtagctcacgatggttaatcgtgttat
The window above is part of the Oryza sativa Japonica Group chromosome 7, ASM3414082v1 genome. Proteins encoded here:
- the LOC112939704 gene encoding uncharacterized protein produces the protein MTGGSGEHPQHSPRTRGIIQHFERQVREHAEGLDEDVRVANDRLGQLEAAQIDTNSKLSSLERSLVAVNTSLAGILNTLERMGQDGHDGSARRNHNGHDANSSIAAREELEYAADTEHDEEVLGRPQRQQCRQRHGMGAPPRREVRDNDDSLGKIKFTIPCFDGKYDPDAYLTWELAIDQKFACHDFPENKRVRAATSEFTDFASIWWSEFVRSNPNNTPQTWDAMKRVMRARFVPSYHARDLLHKLQQLRQGNKSVEEYYQALQTGMLRCGLVENDDAGMARFMGGLNREILDILAYKEYNSINRLFHLACKAEREVQGRRASFKTNISAGCASSWTSSDVTMATMDTTIAHIMNQQEDIKIKSFMCCNLIRPRVTLLTSNGRQIYIRAPFWAREYLMESSRSPPSNGSSLISEIYLVWPQSQKQGAASPVLGQWACNFVWDPGPCGAHVGCAPIWWSTTLGPSWSSSHLYK